A stretch of Telopea speciosissima isolate NSW1024214 ecotype Mountain lineage chromosome 11, Tspe_v1, whole genome shotgun sequence DNA encodes these proteins:
- the LOC122646247 gene encoding auxin efflux carrier component 3-like isoform X4, translating to MITWKDLYTVLTAVVPLYVAMILAYGSVRWWKIFTPDQCSGINRFVAIFAVPLLSFHFISTNDPYSMNFRFIAADTLQKIILLVVLGIWTNFTRNGSLEWMITIFSLSTLPNTLVMGIPLLIAMYGDYSGNLMVQVVVLQCIIWYTLLLFLFEYRGAKMLIMEQFPDTAASIVSFKVDSDIMSLDGRDFLETEAEIGDDGKLHVSVRKSNASRRSLALTPRPSNLTGAEIYSLSSSRNPTPRGSNFNNADFYSMMGCQGFPARHSNFGSTDLYSVQSSRGPTPRPSNFEENCAPGAQALGSPRFGFYPAAPTANSYPTPNPDISAPAPATNNKNPNSTKQQQQQMQVQVQSKANTHDAKELHMFVWSSSASPVSEGGGLHVFGGTDFGSAEQSGRSDQGAKEIRMLVTDHPQNRGDKEATPENEDFGGEDFSFPGGEDREKEGIADLTKLGSSSTKELHPKATEISDSGAGKQMPPASVMTRLILIMVWRKLIRNPNTYSSLIGLVWSLIAYRWHVSMPKIIGKSISILSDAGLGMAMFSLGSTTSRDSPFCVRQRVQCPSSYPQHCGHIWDAYSFADHLSLLHCSGTMKYYNLREVFQEENHRTKEEYLKRLMEIQTTHSG from the exons atgattACTTGGAAGGATCTCTACACTGTCTTGACGGCCGTGGTTCCCCTGTATGTGGCCATGATCTTAGCTTATGGTTCAGTTCGGTGGTGGAAAATCTTTACGCCGGACCAGTGCTCCGGCATCAACCGTTTCGTGGCCATATTCGCTGTCCCTTTGCTATCCTTCCACTTCATCTCAACCAACGACCCTTATTCCATGAACTTCCGCTTCATCGCCGCCGATACACTGCAAAAGATAATTTTGCTGGTGGTCCTGGGGATCTGGACCAATTTCACCAGGAACGGTAGCCTCGAATGGATGATCACCATTTTCTCACTCTCCACACTCCCAAACACTTTGGTCATGGGAATTCCTCTCCTCATCGCCATGTACGGCGATTACTCCGGTAATTTAATGGTTCAGGTGGTGGTGTTGCAGTGTATCATCTGGTAcactctcctcctcttcctcttcgaATACCGTGGAGCCAAGATGCTTATCATGGAGCAGTTCCCTGATACAGCCGCATCAATCGTGTCTTTCAAGGTGGATTCCGACATCATGTCGTTGGATGGCCGTGATTTCCTGGAGACGGAGGCCGAGATCGGCGACGATGGGAAACTCCACGTCTCTGTGAGGAAATCGAATGCGTCAAGGCGGTCACTGGCATTGACGCCGAGGCCGTCGAATCTCACCGGAGCTGAGATTTACAGCTTGAGCTCGTCCCGGAATCCCACACCTAGGGGTTCCAATTTCAACAACGCCGATTTCTATTCCATGATGGGATGCCAAGGCTTCCCTGCAAGACATTCCAATTTCGGTTCAACGGATTTGTATTCTGTACAGTCGTCCAGGGGACCAACGCCGAGACCATCAAATTTCGAGGAGAATTGCGCACCTGGTGCGCAGGCTTTGGGCTCTCCTCGCTTCGGTTTCTATCCTGCCGCGCCAACCGCAAATTCTTATCCTACGCCAAATCCAGATATCTCTGCTCCGGCACCTGCAACTAATAATAAGAACCCTAACTCTActaagcagcagcagcagcagatgcAGGTGCAGGTGCAGAGTAAAGCGAACACTCATGATGCGAAGGAGCTTCACATGTTCGTGTGGAGTTCCAGTGCTTCACCAGTGTCTGAAGGAGGTGGGCTCCACGTGTTCGGCGGGACTGACTTCGGTTCAGCGGAACAATCCGGACGGTCAGATCAGGGCGCGAAGGAGATCCGGATGTTAGTTACTGATCATCCTCAAAACAGGGGAGACAAAG AAGCGACACCGGAAAATGAGGACTTTGGGGGAGAAGACTTCAGCTTTCCAGGAGGAGAagacagagagaaagaagggatagCTGATCTGACGAAGCTGGGATCCAGTTCCACGAAGGAGTTGCACCCGAAAGCCACCGAAATTTCAGATTCCGGTGCCGGAAAACAGATGCCTCCGGCGAGTGTCATGACGCGTCTGATCTTAATCATGGTGTGGCGGAAGCTTATTCGTAACCCCAACACGTATTCTAGCCTAATCGGCCTCGTTTGGTCTCTCATTGCCTACAG GTGGCATGTGTCGATGCCAAAAATAATAGGGAAGTCCATCTCCATTCTCTCCGATGCAGGTCTCGGAATGGCTATGTTCAGCTTAG gCAGCACTACCTCAAGGGATAGTCCCTTTTGTGTTCGCCAAAGAGTACAATGTCCATCCAGCTATCCTCAGCACTGC GGTCATATTTGGGATGCTTATAGCTTTGCCGATCACCTTAGTTTACTACATTGTTCTGGGACTATGAAGTATTATAATTTGAGAGAAGTGTTCCAAGAAGAGAATCACAGAACAAAGGAAGAGTACCTCAAGAGATTAATGGAGATTCAAACTACACACTCTGGCTGA
- the LOC122646247 gene encoding auxin efflux carrier component 4-like isoform X1 has translation MITWKDLYTVLTAVVPLYVAMILAYGSVRWWKIFTPDQCSGINRFVAIFAVPLLSFHFISTNDPYSMNFRFIAADTLQKIILLVVLGIWTNFTRNGSLEWMITIFSLSTLPNTLVMGIPLLIAMYGDYSGNLMVQVVVLQCIIWYTLLLFLFEYRGAKMLIMEQFPDTAASIVSFKVDSDIMSLDGRDFLETEAEIGDDGKLHVSVRKSNASRRSLALTPRPSNLTGAEIYSLSSSRNPTPRGSNFNNADFYSMMGCQGFPARHSNFGSTDLYSVQSSRGPTPRPSNFEENCAPGAQALGSPRFGFYPAAPTANSYPTPNPDISAPAPATNNKNPNSTKQQQQQMQVQVQSKANTHDAKELHMFVWSSSASPVSEGGGLHVFGGTDFGSAEQSGRSDQGAKEIRMLVTDHPQNRGDKEATPENEDFGGEDFSFPGGEDREKEGIADLTKLGSSSTKELHPKATEISDSGAGKQMPPASVMTRLILIMVWRKLIRNPNTYSSLIGLVWSLIAYRWHVSMPKIIGKSISILSDAGLGMAMFSLGLFMALQPKIIACGNSVAAFAMAVRFFTGPAVMAAASIAVGLRGTLLHVAIVQAALPQGIVPFVFAKEYNVHPAILSTAVIFGMLIALPITLVYYIVLGL, from the exons atgattACTTGGAAGGATCTCTACACTGTCTTGACGGCCGTGGTTCCCCTGTATGTGGCCATGATCTTAGCTTATGGTTCAGTTCGGTGGTGGAAAATCTTTACGCCGGACCAGTGCTCCGGCATCAACCGTTTCGTGGCCATATTCGCTGTCCCTTTGCTATCCTTCCACTTCATCTCAACCAACGACCCTTATTCCATGAACTTCCGCTTCATCGCCGCCGATACACTGCAAAAGATAATTTTGCTGGTGGTCCTGGGGATCTGGACCAATTTCACCAGGAACGGTAGCCTCGAATGGATGATCACCATTTTCTCACTCTCCACACTCCCAAACACTTTGGTCATGGGAATTCCTCTCCTCATCGCCATGTACGGCGATTACTCCGGTAATTTAATGGTTCAGGTGGTGGTGTTGCAGTGTATCATCTGGTAcactctcctcctcttcctcttcgaATACCGTGGAGCCAAGATGCTTATCATGGAGCAGTTCCCTGATACAGCCGCATCAATCGTGTCTTTCAAGGTGGATTCCGACATCATGTCGTTGGATGGCCGTGATTTCCTGGAGACGGAGGCCGAGATCGGCGACGATGGGAAACTCCACGTCTCTGTGAGGAAATCGAATGCGTCAAGGCGGTCACTGGCATTGACGCCGAGGCCGTCGAATCTCACCGGAGCTGAGATTTACAGCTTGAGCTCGTCCCGGAATCCCACACCTAGGGGTTCCAATTTCAACAACGCCGATTTCTATTCCATGATGGGATGCCAAGGCTTCCCTGCAAGACATTCCAATTTCGGTTCAACGGATTTGTATTCTGTACAGTCGTCCAGGGGACCAACGCCGAGACCATCAAATTTCGAGGAGAATTGCGCACCTGGTGCGCAGGCTTTGGGCTCTCCTCGCTTCGGTTTCTATCCTGCCGCGCCAACCGCAAATTCTTATCCTACGCCAAATCCAGATATCTCTGCTCCGGCACCTGCAACTAATAATAAGAACCCTAACTCTActaagcagcagcagcagcagatgcAGGTGCAGGTGCAGAGTAAAGCGAACACTCATGATGCGAAGGAGCTTCACATGTTCGTGTGGAGTTCCAGTGCTTCACCAGTGTCTGAAGGAGGTGGGCTCCACGTGTTCGGCGGGACTGACTTCGGTTCAGCGGAACAATCCGGACGGTCAGATCAGGGCGCGAAGGAGATCCGGATGTTAGTTACTGATCATCCTCAAAACAGGGGAGACAAAG AAGCGACACCGGAAAATGAGGACTTTGGGGGAGAAGACTTCAGCTTTCCAGGAGGAGAagacagagagaaagaagggatagCTGATCTGACGAAGCTGGGATCCAGTTCCACGAAGGAGTTGCACCCGAAAGCCACCGAAATTTCAGATTCCGGTGCCGGAAAACAGATGCCTCCGGCGAGTGTCATGACGCGTCTGATCTTAATCATGGTGTGGCGGAAGCTTATTCGTAACCCCAACACGTATTCTAGCCTAATCGGCCTCGTTTGGTCTCTCATTGCCTACAG GTGGCATGTGTCGATGCCAAAAATAATAGGGAAGTCCATCTCCATTCTCTCCGATGCAGGTCTCGGAATGGCTATGTTCAGCTTAG GATTGTTTATGGCTCTCCAACCGAAGATTATCGCATGTGGAAACTCTGTTGCAGCTTTCGCTATGGCTGTTAGGTTCTTCACAGGCCCCGCTGTCATGGCTGCAGCATCCATTGCAGTTGGCTTACGTGGCACACTCCTCCACGTGGCTATTGTTCAG gCAGCACTACCTCAAGGGATAGTCCCTTTTGTGTTCGCCAAAGAGTACAATGTCCATCCAGCTATCCTCAGCACTGC GGTCATATTTGGGATGCTTATAGCTTTGCCGATCACCTTAGTTTACTACATTGTTCTGGGACTATGA
- the LOC122646247 gene encoding auxin efflux carrier component 4-like isoform X2 — translation MITWKDLYTVLTAVVPLYVAMILAYGSVRWWKIFTPDQCSGINRFVAIFAVPLLSFHFISTNDPYSMNFRFIAADTLQKIILLVVLGIWTNFTRNGSLEWMITIFSLSTLPNTLVMGIPLLIAMYGDYSGNLMVQVVVLQCIIWYTLLLFLFEYRGAKMLIMEQFPDTAASIVSFKVDSDIMSLDGRDFLETEAEIGDDGKLHVSVRKSNASRRSLALTPRPSNLTGAEIYSLSSSRNPTPRGSNFNNADFYSMMGCQGFPARHSNFGSTDLYSVQSSRGPTPRPSNFEENCAPGAQALGSPRFGFYPAAPTANSYPTPNPDISAPAPATNNKNPNSTKQQQQQMQVQVQSKANTHDAKELHMFVWSSSASPVSEGGGLHVFGGTDFGSAEQSGRSDQGAKEIRMLVTDHPQNRGDKATPENEDFGGEDFSFPGGEDREKEGIADLTKLGSSSTKELHPKATEISDSGAGKQMPPASVMTRLILIMVWRKLIRNPNTYSSLIGLVWSLIAYRWHVSMPKIIGKSISILSDAGLGMAMFSLGLFMALQPKIIACGNSVAAFAMAVRFFTGPAVMAAASIAVGLRGTLLHVAIVQAALPQGIVPFVFAKEYNVHPAILSTAVIFGMLIALPITLVYYIVLGL, via the exons atgattACTTGGAAGGATCTCTACACTGTCTTGACGGCCGTGGTTCCCCTGTATGTGGCCATGATCTTAGCTTATGGTTCAGTTCGGTGGTGGAAAATCTTTACGCCGGACCAGTGCTCCGGCATCAACCGTTTCGTGGCCATATTCGCTGTCCCTTTGCTATCCTTCCACTTCATCTCAACCAACGACCCTTATTCCATGAACTTCCGCTTCATCGCCGCCGATACACTGCAAAAGATAATTTTGCTGGTGGTCCTGGGGATCTGGACCAATTTCACCAGGAACGGTAGCCTCGAATGGATGATCACCATTTTCTCACTCTCCACACTCCCAAACACTTTGGTCATGGGAATTCCTCTCCTCATCGCCATGTACGGCGATTACTCCGGTAATTTAATGGTTCAGGTGGTGGTGTTGCAGTGTATCATCTGGTAcactctcctcctcttcctcttcgaATACCGTGGAGCCAAGATGCTTATCATGGAGCAGTTCCCTGATACAGCCGCATCAATCGTGTCTTTCAAGGTGGATTCCGACATCATGTCGTTGGATGGCCGTGATTTCCTGGAGACGGAGGCCGAGATCGGCGACGATGGGAAACTCCACGTCTCTGTGAGGAAATCGAATGCGTCAAGGCGGTCACTGGCATTGACGCCGAGGCCGTCGAATCTCACCGGAGCTGAGATTTACAGCTTGAGCTCGTCCCGGAATCCCACACCTAGGGGTTCCAATTTCAACAACGCCGATTTCTATTCCATGATGGGATGCCAAGGCTTCCCTGCAAGACATTCCAATTTCGGTTCAACGGATTTGTATTCTGTACAGTCGTCCAGGGGACCAACGCCGAGACCATCAAATTTCGAGGAGAATTGCGCACCTGGTGCGCAGGCTTTGGGCTCTCCTCGCTTCGGTTTCTATCCTGCCGCGCCAACCGCAAATTCTTATCCTACGCCAAATCCAGATATCTCTGCTCCGGCACCTGCAACTAATAATAAGAACCCTAACTCTActaagcagcagcagcagcagatgcAGGTGCAGGTGCAGAGTAAAGCGAACACTCATGATGCGAAGGAGCTTCACATGTTCGTGTGGAGTTCCAGTGCTTCACCAGTGTCTGAAGGAGGTGGGCTCCACGTGTTCGGCGGGACTGACTTCGGTTCAGCGGAACAATCCGGACGGTCAGATCAGGGCGCGAAGGAGATCCGGATGTTAGTTACTGATCATCCTCAAAACAGGGGAGACAAAG CGACACCGGAAAATGAGGACTTTGGGGGAGAAGACTTCAGCTTTCCAGGAGGAGAagacagagagaaagaagggatagCTGATCTGACGAAGCTGGGATCCAGTTCCACGAAGGAGTTGCACCCGAAAGCCACCGAAATTTCAGATTCCGGTGCCGGAAAACAGATGCCTCCGGCGAGTGTCATGACGCGTCTGATCTTAATCATGGTGTGGCGGAAGCTTATTCGTAACCCCAACACGTATTCTAGCCTAATCGGCCTCGTTTGGTCTCTCATTGCCTACAG GTGGCATGTGTCGATGCCAAAAATAATAGGGAAGTCCATCTCCATTCTCTCCGATGCAGGTCTCGGAATGGCTATGTTCAGCTTAG GATTGTTTATGGCTCTCCAACCGAAGATTATCGCATGTGGAAACTCTGTTGCAGCTTTCGCTATGGCTGTTAGGTTCTTCACAGGCCCCGCTGTCATGGCTGCAGCATCCATTGCAGTTGGCTTACGTGGCACACTCCTCCACGTGGCTATTGTTCAG gCAGCACTACCTCAAGGGATAGTCCCTTTTGTGTTCGCCAAAGAGTACAATGTCCATCCAGCTATCCTCAGCACTGC GGTCATATTTGGGATGCTTATAGCTTTGCCGATCACCTTAGTTTACTACATTGTTCTGGGACTATGA
- the LOC122646247 gene encoding auxin efflux carrier component 4-like isoform X3, translating to MITWKDLYTVLTAVVPLYVAMILAYGSVRWWKIFTPDQCSGINRFVAIFAVPLLSFHFISTNDPYSMNFRFIAADTLQKIILLVVLGIWTNFTRNGSLEWMITIFSLSTLPNTLVMGIPLLIAMYGDYSGNLMVQVVVLQCIIWYTLLLFLFEYRGAKMLIMEQFPDTAASIVSFKVDSDIMSLDGRDFLETEAEIGDDGKLHVSVRKSNASRRSLALTPRPSNLTGAEIYSLSSSRNPTPRGSNFNNADFYSMMGCQGFPARHSNFGSTDLYSVQSSRGPTPRPSNFEENCAPGAQALGSPRFGFYPAAPTANSYPTPNPDISAPAPATNNKNPNSTKQQQQQMQVQVQSKANTHDAKELHMFVWSSSASPVSEGGGLHVFGGTDFGSAEQSGRSDQGAKEIRMLVTDHPQNRGDKAPENEDFGGEDFSFPGGEDREKEGIADLTKLGSSSTKELHPKATEISDSGAGKQMPPASVMTRLILIMVWRKLIRNPNTYSSLIGLVWSLIAYRWHVSMPKIIGKSISILSDAGLGMAMFSLGLFMALQPKIIACGNSVAAFAMAVRFFTGPAVMAAASIAVGLRGTLLHVAIVQAALPQGIVPFVFAKEYNVHPAILSTAVIFGMLIALPITLVYYIVLGL from the exons atgattACTTGGAAGGATCTCTACACTGTCTTGACGGCCGTGGTTCCCCTGTATGTGGCCATGATCTTAGCTTATGGTTCAGTTCGGTGGTGGAAAATCTTTACGCCGGACCAGTGCTCCGGCATCAACCGTTTCGTGGCCATATTCGCTGTCCCTTTGCTATCCTTCCACTTCATCTCAACCAACGACCCTTATTCCATGAACTTCCGCTTCATCGCCGCCGATACACTGCAAAAGATAATTTTGCTGGTGGTCCTGGGGATCTGGACCAATTTCACCAGGAACGGTAGCCTCGAATGGATGATCACCATTTTCTCACTCTCCACACTCCCAAACACTTTGGTCATGGGAATTCCTCTCCTCATCGCCATGTACGGCGATTACTCCGGTAATTTAATGGTTCAGGTGGTGGTGTTGCAGTGTATCATCTGGTAcactctcctcctcttcctcttcgaATACCGTGGAGCCAAGATGCTTATCATGGAGCAGTTCCCTGATACAGCCGCATCAATCGTGTCTTTCAAGGTGGATTCCGACATCATGTCGTTGGATGGCCGTGATTTCCTGGAGACGGAGGCCGAGATCGGCGACGATGGGAAACTCCACGTCTCTGTGAGGAAATCGAATGCGTCAAGGCGGTCACTGGCATTGACGCCGAGGCCGTCGAATCTCACCGGAGCTGAGATTTACAGCTTGAGCTCGTCCCGGAATCCCACACCTAGGGGTTCCAATTTCAACAACGCCGATTTCTATTCCATGATGGGATGCCAAGGCTTCCCTGCAAGACATTCCAATTTCGGTTCAACGGATTTGTATTCTGTACAGTCGTCCAGGGGACCAACGCCGAGACCATCAAATTTCGAGGAGAATTGCGCACCTGGTGCGCAGGCTTTGGGCTCTCCTCGCTTCGGTTTCTATCCTGCCGCGCCAACCGCAAATTCTTATCCTACGCCAAATCCAGATATCTCTGCTCCGGCACCTGCAACTAATAATAAGAACCCTAACTCTActaagcagcagcagcagcagatgcAGGTGCAGGTGCAGAGTAAAGCGAACACTCATGATGCGAAGGAGCTTCACATGTTCGTGTGGAGTTCCAGTGCTTCACCAGTGTCTGAAGGAGGTGGGCTCCACGTGTTCGGCGGGACTGACTTCGGTTCAGCGGAACAATCCGGACGGTCAGATCAGGGCGCGAAGGAGATCCGGATGTTAGTTACTGATCATCCTCAAAACAGGGGAGACAAAG CACCGGAAAATGAGGACTTTGGGGGAGAAGACTTCAGCTTTCCAGGAGGAGAagacagagagaaagaagggatagCTGATCTGACGAAGCTGGGATCCAGTTCCACGAAGGAGTTGCACCCGAAAGCCACCGAAATTTCAGATTCCGGTGCCGGAAAACAGATGCCTCCGGCGAGTGTCATGACGCGTCTGATCTTAATCATGGTGTGGCGGAAGCTTATTCGTAACCCCAACACGTATTCTAGCCTAATCGGCCTCGTTTGGTCTCTCATTGCCTACAG GTGGCATGTGTCGATGCCAAAAATAATAGGGAAGTCCATCTCCATTCTCTCCGATGCAGGTCTCGGAATGGCTATGTTCAGCTTAG GATTGTTTATGGCTCTCCAACCGAAGATTATCGCATGTGGAAACTCTGTTGCAGCTTTCGCTATGGCTGTTAGGTTCTTCACAGGCCCCGCTGTCATGGCTGCAGCATCCATTGCAGTTGGCTTACGTGGCACACTCCTCCACGTGGCTATTGTTCAG gCAGCACTACCTCAAGGGATAGTCCCTTTTGTGTTCGCCAAAGAGTACAATGTCCATCCAGCTATCCTCAGCACTGC GGTCATATTTGGGATGCTTATAGCTTTGCCGATCACCTTAGTTTACTACATTGTTCTGGGACTATGA
- the LOC122646247 gene encoding auxin efflux carrier component 3-like isoform X5, translating to MITWKDLYTVLTAVVPLYVAMILAYGSVRWWKIFTPDQCSGINRFVAIFAVPLLSFHFISTNDPYSMNFRFIAADTLQKIILLVVLGIWTNFTRNGSLEWMITIFSLSTLPNTLVMGIPLLIAMYGDYSGNLMVQVVVLQCIIWYTLLLFLFEYRGAKMLIMEQFPDTAASIVSFKVDSDIMSLDGRDFLETEAEIGDDGKLHVSVRKSNASRRSLALTPRPSNLTGAEIYSLSSSRNPTPRGSNFNNADFYSMMGCQGFPARHSNFGSTDLYSVQSSRGPTPRPSNFEENCAPGAQALGSPRFGFYPAAPTANSYPTPNPDISAPAPATNNKNPNSTKQQQQQMQVQVQSKANTHDAKELHMFVWSSSASPVSEGGGLHVFGGTDFGSAEQSGRSDQGAKEIRMLVTDHPQNRGDKEATPENEDFGGEDFSFPGGEDREKEGIADLTKLGSSSTKELHPKATEISDSGAGKQMPPASVMTRLILIMVWRKLIRNPNTYSSLIGLVWSLIAYRWHVSMPKIIGKSISILSDAGLGMAMFSLGLDWRDSNQL from the exons atgattACTTGGAAGGATCTCTACACTGTCTTGACGGCCGTGGTTCCCCTGTATGTGGCCATGATCTTAGCTTATGGTTCAGTTCGGTGGTGGAAAATCTTTACGCCGGACCAGTGCTCCGGCATCAACCGTTTCGTGGCCATATTCGCTGTCCCTTTGCTATCCTTCCACTTCATCTCAACCAACGACCCTTATTCCATGAACTTCCGCTTCATCGCCGCCGATACACTGCAAAAGATAATTTTGCTGGTGGTCCTGGGGATCTGGACCAATTTCACCAGGAACGGTAGCCTCGAATGGATGATCACCATTTTCTCACTCTCCACACTCCCAAACACTTTGGTCATGGGAATTCCTCTCCTCATCGCCATGTACGGCGATTACTCCGGTAATTTAATGGTTCAGGTGGTGGTGTTGCAGTGTATCATCTGGTAcactctcctcctcttcctcttcgaATACCGTGGAGCCAAGATGCTTATCATGGAGCAGTTCCCTGATACAGCCGCATCAATCGTGTCTTTCAAGGTGGATTCCGACATCATGTCGTTGGATGGCCGTGATTTCCTGGAGACGGAGGCCGAGATCGGCGACGATGGGAAACTCCACGTCTCTGTGAGGAAATCGAATGCGTCAAGGCGGTCACTGGCATTGACGCCGAGGCCGTCGAATCTCACCGGAGCTGAGATTTACAGCTTGAGCTCGTCCCGGAATCCCACACCTAGGGGTTCCAATTTCAACAACGCCGATTTCTATTCCATGATGGGATGCCAAGGCTTCCCTGCAAGACATTCCAATTTCGGTTCAACGGATTTGTATTCTGTACAGTCGTCCAGGGGACCAACGCCGAGACCATCAAATTTCGAGGAGAATTGCGCACCTGGTGCGCAGGCTTTGGGCTCTCCTCGCTTCGGTTTCTATCCTGCCGCGCCAACCGCAAATTCTTATCCTACGCCAAATCCAGATATCTCTGCTCCGGCACCTGCAACTAATAATAAGAACCCTAACTCTActaagcagcagcagcagcagatgcAGGTGCAGGTGCAGAGTAAAGCGAACACTCATGATGCGAAGGAGCTTCACATGTTCGTGTGGAGTTCCAGTGCTTCACCAGTGTCTGAAGGAGGTGGGCTCCACGTGTTCGGCGGGACTGACTTCGGTTCAGCGGAACAATCCGGACGGTCAGATCAGGGCGCGAAGGAGATCCGGATGTTAGTTACTGATCATCCTCAAAACAGGGGAGACAAAG AAGCGACACCGGAAAATGAGGACTTTGGGGGAGAAGACTTCAGCTTTCCAGGAGGAGAagacagagagaaagaagggatagCTGATCTGACGAAGCTGGGATCCAGTTCCACGAAGGAGTTGCACCCGAAAGCCACCGAAATTTCAGATTCCGGTGCCGGAAAACAGATGCCTCCGGCGAGTGTCATGACGCGTCTGATCTTAATCATGGTGTGGCGGAAGCTTATTCGTAACCCCAACACGTATTCTAGCCTAATCGGCCTCGTTTGGTCTCTCATTGCCTACAG GTGGCATGTGTCGATGCCAAAAATAATAGGGAAGTCCATCTCCATTCTCTCCGATGCAGGTCTCGGAATGGCTATGTTCAGCTTAG GACTGGACTGGAGAGACAGCAATCAGCTATAA